The Alteribacter populi genomic sequence AAACATGTGAATGCGGTATGTCGTGCAACAAAAGGAATTTTAGCCACTCACTTTGGAATTGAGGTCAATCACCAAAGCCCGAAAGCAGGGCAGGCCACCATTCCGTCTAATGACGTTTCTGTTGTATTAGGCGTTAACGGCGAAGTGAATGGGCAAATCATCTGTTCGATAGATCAAAAAACAGCAAAGAACATCGTTGGAGTTATGATGGGCGGAATGACAATTCAAACGCTAGATGAGATGGGATGGAGTGCGATTCAAGAATTCGGAAACTGGGTTGCAGGTTCAACTGCTACTGAGCTTTCTAAAGAGAACTGTATCATAGACGTGACTCCTCCAATGGTCAATGATGGAAAATCCCATTATCGAACGAATGATATGTTCCTGACCGTTCCATTAGATAGTTCACTAGGGATGATTGACGTTCATATCTCATTAAAAGAAAAGGCAAGTTAAATCGTTACTGGAGAAACGATAGTCAAAAAGGCTGTCGTTTTTAATTTTGGATCTAGTTAAAAGGGAATGGGATCTAGTCAAAGAGGATAGGAATCTAGTCAAACAGAACACACTAAACCGCTCATTGCTTTTCTACAATTTTCGTAATAAATTGAGTACAGGTGGGACAAGCTTGTTGTAATTTAAAAAAGAAAAGGGATTCCGGAAAGGGCGACGTGTATGGCACCTTTAGATATCTCGAAATTTGAAAAAAAACTCATCATTCGAAATATTGAAGAGCGCGATATAGATAAAATTATTCAGTTATCAAAACTGTGTTTTCCAAATATGGAAGCATGGAAGCGTGAACAGTTAAAAAGTCACTTAGACGTATTCCAGGAAGGACAGTTTTGTGTCGAGTATGACGGTGAAATTATCGGATCTTGCTCGAGCTTGGTCATTAATTTTGATGAATACGACGATCAGCATACGTGGGATGAAATTACAGATGAAGGTTTTATAACAAACCACGATTCGGAGGGTTACAATCTTTATGGTATCGAAATCATGGTAGACCCTTCCTACCGCCGGATGAAGATCGGACGAAGACTGTACGAGGCACGAAAAGATTTGGCTCGGAAGTTGAACTTGAAGAGTATCATAATCGGTGGACGAATTCCAAATTACAGTGAGCATGCTAGCGACATGACACCGAGGGAGTTCGTAGAAGAGGTTATGCGCCACAATGTCTATGACCCGGTGCTGACTTTTCAAGTTATGAACGGCTTTACTTTAAAACGTATTAATCGTAACTATTTAAAAGACGATAAAGCATCGATGAAGTATGCAACACTCATGGAGTGGAATAACGTTGACTACCAGCCGACAACGAAGCGGCATTTTAAAACGTCATTTCCGGTTCGCATTTGTGTGATTCAGTACATGATGAAAAAAATCAATTCATTTGAGGAATTTGCTCAACAGTGCGAATACTATGCAGATGTTGGGGCGAGCTACAGCTCAGACTTTGTTGTCTTTCCAGAAATTTTTACTACACAGCTCTTATCGTTTATTGAAGAAAAAAGTCCGAGCCGTGCGATTCGCCGTTTAGCCGAGTTCACCGAAGATTACATCCAGGTGTTTACTGATCTTGCTGTTAAATACAATGTTAACATTATCGGCGGCTCCCATTTTGTCGAAGAAGAAGGTGATATTTATAATATTGCCTATTTGTTCCGAAGAGACGGGACAATCGAAAAGCAATATAAAATTCATATTACCCCAAATGAGCGCAAGTTTTGGGGGATACGTGGCGGAGATAAAGTCGAAGTGTTTGATACCGACTGTGGTAAAATTGCAATTCAAATTTGTTATGATATTGAATTTCCTGAGCTTGGGCGCATCGCTACTGAAAAAGGTGCGAATATTATTTTCACTCCTTTCTGTACGGATGAACGTCAAGGCTACCTCCGCATTCGCTACTGTGCTCAGGCAAGAGCCGTGGAAAACCAAATTTACACAGTCATCAGTGGTACAGTGGGTAATTTGACACACGTAGAAAACATGGACATCCAATATGCCCAGTCAGGTATCTTCACACCATCGGACTTTGCATTCCCCCGGGACGGGATCGTTGGCGAGTGTCATCCGAATATTGAAACCGTTGTTGTTGGCGATGTTGATACAGAGCTTATCCGCCGCTCACGAAAGTCTGGAAACGTAACGCAATGGAAAGACCGTCGCAAAGACTTGTACGACATTAAATATGATTGTTAATACGCCCTCCCCTCTTTTTGAAGAGGGGTTTTATTGTTACTTTACGAAAACAGCCTCCTTTAAAACGGTTTGTCTTCGGTGAAGTTTAACTGGAATGGATTTTGTCGATGCTGAAGTTGAAAGGGGAGACTACCATGAGTGAAACAACGCCTCAAAAGCAAAGACTGCCAGCTTGGAGACTACCTACAGTCATTGCGATGGTTTTTTTGTGGATTACAACCGCATTTTTTCTTTGGTTGCCAGGCCAGATTGAAGTTGATGAAGCAACCGAGCCTGATTGGACTGTCCAGGTGTACACCCGGGAAAACCCATTAAGAGAAGGGGGCAGAATGACGCTGCAAGTTTTTGTATATGATAAACCCTCAGGCGAACCGATCCGGGAAGCAAGTGTGACGTCCACTTTTTCGAATGAAGAAGTAATGACTCTTCATCATTTGGAAGCGGGTCTCTATGAAGGTGAAACCCGTGTAATGAATCAGCCTCTCATCTCAGGAGAGGTGAGAGTAAGTTACGATAATCAAGAAGCGACGAGATCATTTGAGTATCCGGTTGAACCCTTTGGTGATCAATGGACTTCTTTAGTCCATTCCTCATCGTAACTAAAATTAGGGGTCTTCAGTATGCCTTTAATCACCATACTTTATAAACCGTAATGCGGCTTCCAAAACAAGAGAAGCCGCTTTGTTTTTCCTCAATTTTCTAGTCTGGCACTCTCGTTAATATTTCACGTACCTTAAATAAGTTCTGTAATCAACACCTGTTTTGAACCATCAAAGTGGCCAATTGTAATAATTTCTTTTACAAAAGGAAAGCTTTTACACATCATAATAAAATGAGGTAAGATTATAGAAATGGGGGTGCTGCAATGAAAACGAATAAGCAAACACTTTTCCCAGCAATTCGCCAGTTAAAGGATTTTGATTGGGTATTGGATAGTCCTTATGAGACAATCATTTTGCTGGAGAGCCACGTCGGTCAATTACGAAGCCTCGTTAGAACGGCAAAACAAGCAAACAAGAAGCTTTTTATTCATGCGGATTTAGTTCATGGCTTGAAGAGTGATGATTATGGAGCTGATTTTTTATGTCAGGACATAAAAATAGATGGGCTGATTTCGACACGAAAGAACATGGTGTTAAAGGCAAAAAAACAAGGGATTTCAGCTATACAACGAATGTTTTTGCTCGATTCACTGGCACTTGAGACGAGCTTCCACAAAATTGAACAGACTGGACCTGATTATATTGAAGTGTTGCCCGGTGTTGTCCCTCACATGATTAGGGAAATTGCCGATCGAACACAAGTACCCATTATTGCAGGAGGACTCATTCGAACCGTTGACGACTTCAAAACAGCTCTTCAAGCAGGGGCATCTGCTGTAACGACATCCAATAAAGACATATGGAAACATAATCTATTATCAGGTTAACACTAGAGTTCATAGGTATCTATCGATTAGTGGAGGGCTTGCGACTTTAGGTTTCAAGTACCGATCGTTACTAGACTCAAGAATAGCACCGCGGGAAGAAAAAGTTCAACAATAATCCATAGAGTAGCTTGGTTTTTTTTTTGCTGACTCGTATAATAAAAGGAACGTGTAATCCTATCACGGCAGGATGATAGGGTTTTCTCTTTCAAAAAGAAAATTATAAGAACAACGATTAAGAGGAGGAGCCTATGAATTGGAGAGGGCAATTTGAACGTTGGAAGTCATTTGACTCCCTGCGACAGGATTTACGTGAAGAGCTAATTAAACATGAAAACGATGAAATGTACTTAGAGGACAGCTTTTATAAGAATCTTGAATTTGGTACTGGTGGAATGCGTGGTGAGATCGGTGCAGGTACGAATCGAATGAACATATATACGATTCGCAAAGCTGCTCAAGGGTTGGCTGAGTATATGAAAGCAGCGGGCGAAAAAGCACTGTCTCGGGGTGTGGTTATTGCTCACGATAACCGAAGATCATCTGATGAATTCGCATTGGAAGCGGCTTGTACTTTAGGGGCGAATGGTATTAAGACATATTTGTTTAAAGAGCTTCGCCCAACTCCTCAGCTTTCATTTGCAGTAAGACACTTACATACTCATACCGGAATAATGATTACAGCCAGTCATAACCCTCCTGAATACAATGGTTTTAAGGTTTATGGGGAAGACGGAGCACAAATGGTTCCGGAGGACGCTGACCGGTTGATCGAAATGGTGAATGCCGTTGAAAACGAATTGACCATTCAAACTGCTAAAAAAGAGGAGCTTATCAACCAGGGCTTACTCGAATATGTGCTTGATGAAATAGATGAGTCATACGGTAACGCCCTCACTTCTGTAACTGCTGACAAAGAGCTTGTAGCTTCTGTAGCGGATGATTTGTCCATTGTATTTACACCATTACACGGTGCGGCACAAAAACCGATGATGGACGGTTTTAAACGCGTAGGATTTAAAAATGTTCATTCTGTTTTGGAACAAGCCGTTCCAGATACGGAGTTTTCAGCTGTAACTTCACCGAACCCCGAAGAACATCGAGCCTTTGACAGGGCGATTTTACTAGGAGATAAACGGGATGCTGACTTGTTAATTGCTACTGATCCAGACGGAGATCGTGTCGGGGTAGCGGCTAAAAATAGCGAAGGTCAATTCACGGTGTTAACTGGTAATCAAACGGGTGCTCTTATGCTCGATTATTTACTAGGTAAGAAAAAAGAGACGAATAATCTTCCTGAAAATGGTATCGTTCTTAAAACGATTGTTACCTCGGAAATGGGACGGCGAATTGCAGGAGAATTTGGCATTGAAACGTTAGATGTACTTACAGGCTTTAAATTTATAGGTGAAAAAATTCGTCAGTTTGAAGCAAGTAAGGAGCGTACTTATTTATTTGGTTATGAAGAAAGCTATGGTTATCTGATTGAACCCTTTGCTCGTGATAAAGATGCGATCCAATCGGCATTACTTGCTGCAGAGGTGGCAGGTTACTACAAAAAGCGTGGCATGACGCTTTATGACGGCCTTCTGGAGTTATATTCTCGATACGGCTACTACCTAGAAGACTTAGAATCGTTTGTATTTAAAGGGAAAAGCGGAGCTGAAACGATGTCACAAATGATGGAAGCTTTCCGAAAACAACCTTTGAAAGAGCAGGCTGGCCAAAAAGTAAAATGGATGGAAGATTATTTAGAAGGTACACGCGTGAATGTGCTGGACGGTAGCTCCGAAGCGATTGAGTTCCCATCTTCTAATGTAATTAAAGTTGTTTTAGAAGATGGTTCTTGGTATTGTCTACGTCCGTCAGGAACAGAACCGAAAATCAAATGTTATTTTGGTGTTCGAAAGGACTCTCTAGAAGAGAGCAAAACACAATTGGAAAAGCTCAAAGATTCTGTACTACAAAAGGTGAATGAAATGTCCTAAAAAGTACTAGGAAAAAAGCACGTTGTTCTCGGACGATGTGCTTTTTTCTTTCTTTTTTGTGTGACTTTATCTATAATTGAATTAACAAATTCTGTGATATTTGTCAGACAAGTTCTAACCTTTCGTATTTAAAATATGGGACAAATAAAGAGAAACTCGAGTAATACAATGATAGTGAAAATGCTGCACGTAAAGCTTATTCTCATTTAGATAGTAAGTTTTTTAATGATTCTAAAGTTGGAGAAGTGAAAACCATGGTACTTTTACACGACTTAAAACAATATGTGGAAGAAAAACGTCAACTTATGATCCGCTCTGCTAGTTTAAATGGATTCACGTCAGAGGAAACAGTGAGGTACAGTCAAGAGCTGGATGAGCTGTTAAATTCCTATCAACAATTAACCAACCGGCAAAACATAAACAAAAGCGTTGAGGAACAGGCATGAGTTCATGAACTCGCTACCTTGAAACCTCGGCGCTTTTATCGATATGACTCAAAAGTATTGAAACGTGATACGGTGTTTAACTAAGGTAAGATGTGCAGTAAAATTGAGATGTGATGTGTTGTCGAGAAACTCACAGGAAGAGGTGCTTCGGTGACTAGAGATGAACATGTTAAGCGTGTTGATTTTGGCGGGGAACAGTGGAACAGCCGGACGTTTGAAAAGTGTTCGTTTGTTGAATGTAGCTTTAAAGGAGCTGACTTACAAGCAATTGAAACTGAACGATGTATATTCGATCGTTGTGACTTTTCAGGTGCGAAATTAAATGATTCCAAGCACAGGGCTTCTGCTTTTATAAACTGCACATTTAGAGTAGCCAACTTATGGACAACTTCTTTCCATCATTGTAAACTTACGGGGTCCACTTTTGAAGAAGCAACTTTAGTTGGAGTGACCATTGAGGAAGGGGATTGGTCCTATGTTAACTTTAGAATGCAAGACCTATCTAAACAGACCTTTCAACATACACAACTAAAAGAAACGGATTTCTACGGAGCTAACCTAAAGGGTGCAAACTTTTCAGGAGCTGATATGAAAGGCGCAAAGCTTATGAAAGCCCAGCTGGAAAATGCGAATTTAAGAGGTGCTCTCGTTGAAGCAATTAACTTTTCAGAGCTCTCACTTAAAGGTGTCCATCTCGATTGGCATCAAGCAGTTCTTGTTGCTGAAAGTTACGGAGCCAAAGTCGAAGCATAGCGCTGGTGAGGGGTTAACCCGTGGAATAAACATCGTGATAATTATCAGAATTATCTAAAAATAATAGTTCCTTTTCTTGAAAAACTGTGTATAATAGTAAAAAGAAGAAGAAAGCGGTGATAACATAGTGGCCATCATTTACATTTGTAAACAATGTAATGGTTCTGGTCAGGTTGAAAGGAAAATTTGGTTTTTGATGAGAAGGGTTCCCTGCCGCTATTGTGAAGGGAAAGGGAAGCAAAAAGTTACAAAAGAAGAAGTATGATAAGGTGTCTGCGCCATTCATAAGGTGCGGGCTTTTTGTTTGCGTTAAATCAAAGTGTGGAGATACGCCTTCAAAAGTAATATTTATCTCGCAAAAAAGGAAAGGCCACGGCCTTTCCTTATCGGTTTATTCTAAAATTTCCCAACCAGTAGAGAGCTTTAAATCAGGGAATTTATCTTGGAAGAACCGGAGAGCAAATTCATTTTCAAAGAGCAATACAGAGCGTTCCTGTTGATCTTTTACGAGCATTTTACGACTATCTGTCATATTGTCTGTCACTTCCCCGCCAGTAACCCAGCGCGCAAGTTCGTGCGTCATATGCTGAAACTCGATATCGACTTTGTACTCGTTTTTCATACGGTACTCAAACACTTGGAACTGAAGTTCACCGACAGCACCGATAATGTAGTCGTCAAAATATGGTGTACGGTAAAGCTGAATTGTTCCTTCTTGAACGAGCTGTTTCATCCCTTTATGGTATTGCTTATGCTTTAAGGCATTTTTTGCAGTGACTTTAGCGAATTTTTCCGGCGGGAATTGTGGCATTTCTTCATAGCGATAAGCTTCACTGCCACTAACAAGAGTATCTCCAACTTCGAAGTTTCCGGAATCATAAAGGCCGATAATATCACCTGGCATCGCATCATTTACAGTTTCGCGATCAGATGCGAAAAACGAGTGAGATTGAGAAAGCTTAATTTTTTTACCGGTACGGGAAAGCATGACTTCCATTCCCCGGTTAAATTTCCCTGAGCATACACGTAAAAAGGCGATTCGGTCTCGGTGATTTGGGTTCATGTTCGCTTGAATCTTGAAAATAAACCCAGTAAACGTCTCACTGTCAGGATCAATCAAGTCACCAGACGCTTTTCGTGGTTGAGGCGGAGCAGCAAGATGAACGAATTCATCTAGAAATGACTGTACACCAAAACTGGATAAGGCACTCCCAAAAAAGACTGGCGTTAGCTCTCCGTTACGGACTTTCTCCGTTGTAAACTCATTGCCGGCTTCATCTAAAAGCATGATGTCTTCTTCGAGTTTTTCTTTCTCGAAGTTTTCGAGTATCGTTTGTTCTTCGTAATCGACAGTGACACGCTCATGACTGGCATTGTGAACTTCGATTTTATTTTTCTCTCGACTGTAGATACCTTTGAGTGTTTTACCCATACCGATCGGCCAGTTCACTGGATACGTTTCCATTTCGAGAACTTCCTCGATTTCAGAAAGTAAATCTAAAGGTTCTTTTCCTTCTCGGTCCAGTTTATTAATAAATGTTAGGATTGGAATTCCCCGCATTTTACAGACCTTAAACAGTTTAAGAGTTTGTGCTTCGATTCCTTTTACGCTATCGATCACCATGACTGCAGTATCTACAGCAGTCAACGTACGGTACGTATCTTCACTAAAGTCTTGGTGACCTGGGGTGTCCAATATATTGATTTGTACGTCGTTATAAATTAGCTGCATCACACTGGATGTAACGGAGATTCCCCGTTGCTTTTCAATTTCCATCCAGTCAGAAGTAGCGAATTTTCCGCTCTTCTTTCCTTTAACCGTCCCTGCATCACGGATACTTCCACCTAGGAACAACACTTTTTCAGTGAGCGTTGTTTTACCAGCATCCGGGTGAGAGATGATTGCAAACGTTCGTCTTGGTAATTCGGTTGTCATGTACATAACCCTTTCTCGAGCAAAAAATTAAAACTCCATTCCCTCATTATATACAACTTAGCCGGAAGAATCACTCTCAAAATGCATGGTTTTCCTTACGAACGGGAAAATAATTCGTAAAGGCGCAGAAGGAGAGGAGAATCAAGATGAAAAAAGAGAGCTTATGGTATCTCTTGATGTCGAGTATCTTTGGGATTGTAACCATTGCCAGTGTCATTTATGTGTTCGATTTAGCAGCTCAACGGGAGTTAAATTTCCCCAACCATTTATTGCTTATCGGTATTGGCTTGGGTATTTGGAGTATTTTTCTTTGGAGACGAAAATCGTATCCTTTTGCGTTTGTTTTAAGCTTATTTTCAGGGTATTCGTTACTGTTGGTCGTCTTTACGATGATGGCTATGTAATAAATGACAACAGGAGTTCACAACATGAAAAAACGAGGATGGATTTGGCTTGTTAGCATACTATTAGTGCTGATCGGCGGTGTTCT encodes the following:
- a CDS encoding peptide chain release factor 3, producing the protein MTTELPRRTFAIISHPDAGKTTLTEKVLFLGGSIRDAGTVKGKKSGKFATSDWMEIEKQRGISVTSSVMQLIYNDVQINILDTPGHQDFSEDTYRTLTAVDTAVMVIDSVKGIEAQTLKLFKVCKMRGIPILTFINKLDREGKEPLDLLSEIEEVLEMETYPVNWPIGMGKTLKGIYSREKNKIEVHNASHERVTVDYEEQTILENFEKEKLEEDIMLLDEAGNEFTTEKVRNGELTPVFFGSALSSFGVQSFLDEFVHLAAPPQPRKASGDLIDPDSETFTGFIFKIQANMNPNHRDRIAFLRVCSGKFNRGMEVMLSRTGKKIKLSQSHSFFASDRETVNDAMPGDIIGLYDSGNFEVGDTLVSGSEAYRYEEMPQFPPEKFAKVTAKNALKHKQYHKGMKQLVQEGTIQLYRTPYFDDYIIGAVGELQFQVFEYRMKNEYKVDIEFQHMTHELARWVTGGEVTDNMTDSRKMLVKDQQERSVLLFENEFALRFFQDKFPDLKLSTGWEILE
- a CDS encoding phospho-sugar mutase; this encodes MNWRGQFERWKSFDSLRQDLREELIKHENDEMYLEDSFYKNLEFGTGGMRGEIGAGTNRMNIYTIRKAAQGLAEYMKAAGEKALSRGVVIAHDNRRSSDEFALEAACTLGANGIKTYLFKELRPTPQLSFAVRHLHTHTGIMITASHNPPEYNGFKVYGEDGAQMVPEDADRLIEMVNAVENELTIQTAKKEELINQGLLEYVLDEIDESYGNALTSVTADKELVASVADDLSIVFTPLHGAAQKPMMDGFKRVGFKNVHSVLEQAVPDTEFSAVTSPNPEEHRAFDRAILLGDKRDADLLIATDPDGDRVGVAAKNSEGQFTVLTGNQTGALMLDYLLGKKKETNNLPENGIVLKTIVTSEMGRRIAGEFGIETLDVLTGFKFIGEKIRQFEASKERTYLFGYEESYGYLIEPFARDKDAIQSALLAAEVAGYYKKRGMTLYDGLLELYSRYGYYLEDLESFVFKGKSGAETMSQMMEAFRKQPLKEQAGQKVKWMEDYLEGTRVNVLDGSSEAIEFPSSNVIKVVLEDGSWYCLRPSGTEPKIKCYFGVRKDSLEESKTQLEKLKDSVLQKVNEMS
- a CDS encoding pentapeptide repeat-containing protein, yielding MTRDEHVKRVDFGGEQWNSRTFEKCSFVECSFKGADLQAIETERCIFDRCDFSGAKLNDSKHRASAFINCTFRVANLWTTSFHHCKLTGSTFEEATLVGVTIEEGDWSYVNFRMQDLSKQTFQHTQLKETDFYGANLKGANFSGADMKGAKLMKAQLENANLRGALVEAINFSELSLKGVHLDWHQAVLVAESYGAKVEA
- a CDS encoding glycerol-3-phosphate responsive antiterminator, coding for MKTNKQTLFPAIRQLKDFDWVLDSPYETIILLESHVGQLRSLVRTAKQANKKLFIHADLVHGLKSDDYGADFLCQDIKIDGLISTRKNMVLKAKKQGISAIQRMFLLDSLALETSFHKIEQTGPDYIEVLPGVVPHMIREIADRTQVPIIAGGLIRTVDDFKTALQAGASAVTTSNKDIWKHNLLSG
- a CDS encoding chemotaxis protein CheX — protein: MNVKHVNAVCRATKGILATHFGIEVNHQSPKAGQATIPSNDVSVVLGVNGEVNGQIICSIDQKTAKNIVGVMMGGMTIQTLDEMGWSAIQEFGNWVAGSTATELSKENCIIDVTPPMVNDGKSHYRTNDMFLTVPLDSSLGMIDVHISLKEKAS
- a CDS encoding bifunctional GNAT family N-acetyltransferase/carbon-nitrogen hydrolase family protein, which codes for MAPLDISKFEKKLIIRNIEERDIDKIIQLSKLCFPNMEAWKREQLKSHLDVFQEGQFCVEYDGEIIGSCSSLVINFDEYDDQHTWDEITDEGFITNHDSEGYNLYGIEIMVDPSYRRMKIGRRLYEARKDLARKLNLKSIIIGGRIPNYSEHASDMTPREFVEEVMRHNVYDPVLTFQVMNGFTLKRINRNYLKDDKASMKYATLMEWNNVDYQPTTKRHFKTSFPVRICVIQYMMKKINSFEEFAQQCEYYADVGASYSSDFVVFPEIFTTQLLSFIEEKSPSRAIRRLAEFTEDYIQVFTDLAVKYNVNIIGGSHFVEEEGDIYNIAYLFRRDGTIEKQYKIHITPNERKFWGIRGGDKVEVFDTDCGKIAIQICYDIEFPELGRIATEKGANIIFTPFCTDERQGYLRIRYCAQARAVENQIYTVISGTVGNLTHVENMDIQYAQSGIFTPSDFAFPRDGIVGECHPNIETVVVGDVDTELIRRSRKSGNVTQWKDRRKDLYDIKYDC
- a CDS encoding aspartyl-phosphate phosphatase Spo0E family protein, whose translation is MVLLHDLKQYVEEKRQLMIRSASLNGFTSEETVRYSQELDELLNSYQQLTNRQNINKSVEEQA